Proteins from a single region of Weeksella virosa DSM 16922:
- a CDS encoding ABC transporter ATP-binding protein — protein MQKVLEINQLSKRFGSLLAVDNVSFTVEKGNVYGLLGPNGSGKSTILGMILKVINPTSGSYRWFELAEQPQTLKKVGAIIESPKFYPYLSAQKNLEIVANIKEVSYQEIDKKLALVGLLDRKKDKFEHFSLGMKQRLAIAAALLDDPLMLILDEPTNGLDPEGIIQIREIIQKIAATGTTILLASHLLDEVEKVCSHVVVLNKGKVLYAGLVEEMNPNFGYIEISSSDLDVLENFLHKLPYFSTITRKKSILVAVLKEAVPVEKINKKAFEQGIVLSHLTMNKERLEDHFLQLIHKNKE, from the coding sequence ATGCAAAAAGTACTAGAAATCAATCAGCTTTCTAAACGCTTTGGCTCTCTTTTGGCTGTTGATAATGTTTCATTTACGGTAGAAAAAGGAAATGTTTACGGTTTGCTCGGTCCAAACGGAAGCGGGAAATCGACTATCTTGGGCATGATCCTGAAGGTGATAAACCCTACAAGTGGAAGTTATCGTTGGTTCGAGTTGGCAGAACAACCTCAAACACTAAAGAAAGTTGGCGCAATAATAGAAAGTCCGAAATTTTATCCCTATCTCTCGGCCCAAAAAAATCTCGAAATTGTTGCAAATATCAAAGAAGTATCCTACCAAGAAATTGATAAAAAATTAGCATTGGTTGGCTTATTAGACAGAAAAAAAGATAAGTTTGAGCACTTTTCTTTAGGGATGAAACAGCGATTGGCAATTGCAGCCGCCTTGCTCGATGATCCACTAATGCTCATTTTAGATGAACCAACCAATGGTCTTGATCCCGAAGGAATAATCCAGATTAGAGAAATTATTCAGAAAATTGCAGCAACCGGAACCACAATTCTATTGGCAAGCCACTTGCTCGATGAGGTGGAGAAAGTTTGCTCGCATGTGGTGGTTCTCAACAAAGGGAAAGTGCTGTACGCTGGCTTGGTAGAAGAGATGAACCCAAACTTTGGTTATATAGAAATTTCATCTTCTGATTTAGACGTTTTAGAGAATTTCTTACATAAACTTCCGTATTTCTCGACCATAACCCGAAAAAAATCTATATTGGTTGCAGTGCTTAAAGAAGCAGTTCCGGTAGAAAAAATCAATAAAAAGGCATTCGAACAGGGAATTGTTTTAAGTCATCTCACGATGAATAAAGAACGACTAGAGGATCATTTTTTACAACTTATTCATAAAAATAAAGAATGA
- a CDS encoding ChaN family lipoprotein produces MIRIIFFISLYLLSYFSTAQDLKNYQFYNKNQKAIDFHQTAKILSKYDIILFGEHHNDAVTHWLQLKLAEELYKTSNKKLKLGFEMFERDNQHAIDWFLTNKINEKVFADSVRFWSNYKTDYQPLLLFAKEKNLGVVASNVPRKYASIVAKNGLASLDSLPENEKKWIVRLPLFVDEKTPGYPEMIEMMKDHSATNAKNFVYAQALKDATMAESILLNHKKNELFLHFNGDYHSKNYGGIYYYLKRANPKLKIAVISIIVNKNLRPILESNEKYIPTEILLVLPTDSPKTH; encoded by the coding sequence ATGATACGGATTATTTTTTTTATTTCTTTGTATTTATTAAGTTATTTTTCAACCGCTCAAGATCTAAAGAACTATCAGTTTTATAACAAAAACCAAAAAGCAATTGATTTTCATCAAACTGCAAAGATCTTATCCAAATATGATATTATACTTTTTGGTGAACACCATAACGATGCAGTTACACATTGGTTACAATTAAAACTCGCGGAAGAATTATACAAAACCTCAAACAAAAAACTTAAATTAGGTTTTGAGATGTTCGAGCGGGATAATCAACATGCTATTGATTGGTTTCTTACGAACAAGATCAACGAGAAAGTATTTGCAGATTCTGTTCGATTTTGGTCCAATTACAAAACAGATTATCAACCCTTGCTTCTGTTTGCAAAAGAAAAAAACCTTGGGGTTGTCGCAAGCAATGTCCCGAGAAAATACGCTTCAATTGTTGCAAAAAACGGTCTAGCTTCTCTAGATTCGTTACCCGAAAACGAAAAAAAATGGATAGTTAGACTACCCTTATTCGTAGATGAAAAAACACCTGGATATCCGGAAATGATTGAGATGATGAAAGATCATTCTGCTACCAATGCCAAAAATTTTGTTTATGCTCAGGCACTGAAAGATGCAACGATGGCCGAAAGTATTTTACTAAATCATAAAAAAAACGAACTTTTTTTGCATTTTAATGGAGATTATCATTCGAAGAATTACGGTGGGATATACTATTATTTGAAACGTGCAAATCCGAAACTAAAAATTGCTGTTATCTCGATTATCGTGAATAAAAATCTTAGACCCATTTTAGAAAGTAACGAAAAATATATCCCAACCGAAATCCTTTTGGTACTACCGACCGATTCACCCAAAACTCATTAA
- a CDS encoding MATE family efflux transporter: MKQKDIRSKFSNHKNIIRLAIPIILANASAPLLGLSDTAVIGRTGTATELGAISLASLIFSFIYWGFGFLRMGTTGFISQAWGANNQTEVNLIYYRTFLTAILIGIVLIALQIPIAEVSRKLMSASPQVKSEVDNYFYIRIWGAPATLITFGIIGSLIGLGHTRQLLWIQLSLNFLNLLLNIIFVVGLKLGVKGIALGTLIAEWFALFYAIYLLHKTTQIPFSFSIIRKKWTEIINKQKIWMIFRVNLDIMLRTFALLTGFAWFANQGAKFGDSILAANHILLQFISLSAFFLDGYAHVVEMLSGKSIGAKNQKEFILQVKNSTELAAITAFMLGLGIILFGPIAIQFFSNNINVLNIAKNHVIYAGIYIMFSFAAFQLDGIFIGATQSKAMRNASIISLIILVASGTLLVQKWGNSGLWISFILYIIARGISLGLYFPQLIRSTFRN; this comes from the coding sequence ATGAAGCAAAAAGACATAAGATCGAAGTTTTCTAATCATAAAAATATCATTCGATTAGCGATTCCGATAATTCTGGCTAATGCATCTGCACCACTTTTAGGGCTATCTGACACTGCCGTTATCGGACGCACTGGTACAGCAACTGAGCTAGGTGCCATTAGTTTGGCGTCACTTATCTTTAGTTTTATTTATTGGGGTTTTGGTTTTCTACGAATGGGGACAACCGGCTTTATTTCACAGGCTTGGGGAGCAAATAACCAAACAGAAGTTAATCTTATCTATTACAGAACCTTCCTCACAGCTATTCTGATTGGTATTGTACTGATTGCTTTACAAATCCCGATTGCCGAAGTTTCAAGAAAATTGATGAGTGCAAGCCCACAAGTAAAAAGCGAGGTCGATAACTATTTTTACATCAGGATTTGGGGCGCTCCTGCAACCTTAATTACATTTGGAATTATCGGGAGCTTGATAGGCTTAGGACATACTAGACAACTCTTATGGATACAATTATCACTGAACTTTCTCAACCTTCTTCTCAATATTATATTTGTAGTGGGATTGAAATTAGGGGTTAAAGGAATTGCTCTAGGAACTTTGATTGCCGAATGGTTTGCACTATTCTATGCGATATATCTTCTTCATAAAACCACACAAATACCATTTTCTTTTTCTATTATAAGAAAAAAATGGACCGAAATCATAAACAAACAAAAGATCTGGATGATTTTCAGGGTTAATTTAGACATTATGTTGCGTACATTTGCTTTGCTCACTGGTTTTGCTTGGTTTGCCAATCAGGGTGCTAAATTTGGAGATTCTATTTTGGCTGCAAATCATATCCTATTACAATTCATTTCTTTATCGGCCTTTTTTCTCGACGGCTATGCACACGTTGTAGAAATGCTAAGCGGAAAATCTATAGGTGCAAAAAACCAAAAAGAGTTCATTCTACAAGTGAAAAACTCTACCGAATTGGCAGCTATAACGGCGTTCATGTTGGGCTTGGGAATTATTCTCTTCGGTCCAATTGCGATCCAATTTTTTAGCAATAATATTAATGTGCTAAACATTGCAAAAAACCATGTGATTTATGCCGGAATTTACATTATGTTTTCTTTTGCTGCATTCCAGTTGGATGGTATTTTTATTGGTGCAACACAAAGCAAAGCAATGCGAAACGCATCGATTATTTCACTTATTATTTTAGTAGCTTCTGGGACGTTATTGGTACAGAAATGGGGAAATTCTGGCTTATGGATCTCTTTTATCTTATATATTATTGCCAGAGGAATTAGCCTTGGCTTGTACTTTCCGCAACTGATCCGTTCTACTTTCCGCAACTGA